A genomic region of Polyangiaceae bacterium contains the following coding sequences:
- a CDS encoding dicarboxylate/amino acid:cation symporter: MTASEATDKQPQTRPIPLYLRVLGGVIVGIVLGLVFGPRPILFGATTADLGRLGMLVIKLLKALAVPLVFFAILDAFVKTDISWKKGVRLLLICAFNASVALMIGLSIMNTFEPGRHFGDVLAAVSSANGKASGPAHELIAASQKASLGLIDNLSGYVPKSLVDPFSENSVITIVLLGLLVGTALRRARRRAEAGEGPDTRTLEHGIESIYAVLIEALDIVVRTVPFAVLGVVADVVGKTGLAIFQSIWIYLVTVLAALAVHSLLYYPLAAWFVGKKPPRVYLGHGADAILTGLSTNSSLATVPVTLKALTRMGVSSESSRLAACIGTNLNNDGILLYEAMTAIFLTQALGLHVGMSGQVTIALASVMAAAGVAGIPEAGLVVLPLVLGVAGLSDTVIAAAIPLVMTVDWLIARCRSGVNVMSDMLVAILLDAAPGKSRANDSNGDQMGSET, from the coding sequence ATGACCGCGAGCGAGGCAACCGACAAGCAACCGCAAACGAGACCCATACCGCTTTATCTGCGAGTGCTTGGAGGCGTGATCGTGGGCATCGTGCTCGGCCTCGTCTTCGGGCCGCGTCCCATCCTTTTCGGCGCCACGACGGCAGATCTGGGCCGGCTTGGAATGCTCGTCATCAAACTGCTGAAGGCACTCGCCGTGCCTCTCGTCTTCTTTGCCATTCTCGATGCATTCGTAAAAACAGATATATCTTGGAAAAAAGGAGTGCGGCTCCTATTGATTTGCGCATTCAATGCCAGCGTGGCGCTCATGATCGGTTTATCGATCATGAATACCTTTGAGCCAGGCCGTCATTTCGGCGACGTGCTTGCAGCGGTATCGTCAGCCAATGGCAAAGCGAGCGGTCCGGCGCACGAACTGATTGCGGCATCTCAAAAAGCAAGCCTGGGCCTCATTGACAATCTATCCGGGTACGTGCCCAAGAGTCTTGTCGATCCGTTTTCCGAAAACAGCGTCATTACGATCGTGCTTCTCGGGCTGCTCGTGGGCACCGCATTACGCCGCGCGCGCAGGCGTGCCGAGGCGGGCGAAGGGCCGGATACTCGAACGCTCGAACATGGAATCGAAAGCATCTACGCGGTGCTCATCGAAGCGCTCGATATCGTCGTACGAACGGTCCCGTTTGCCGTGCTCGGGGTGGTTGCCGATGTCGTAGGAAAAACGGGATTGGCGATTTTTCAATCCATTTGGATTTATCTCGTCACGGTCCTCGCGGCCCTTGCTGTGCATTCGCTTCTGTATTATCCGCTGGCCGCGTGGTTTGTCGGAAAGAAACCACCACGCGTGTATCTCGGTCATGGTGCGGATGCCATTTTGACGGGACTATCGACGAATAGCAGCCTCGCCACGGTGCCGGTGACCTTGAAGGCGCTCACGCGAATGGGTGTTTCGTCGGAATCGTCGCGCCTCGCGGCATGCATCGGGACGAACCTGAACAACGATGGAATTTTGCTTTACGAGGCGATGACGGCAATTTTTCTGACGCAAGCGCTCGGGCTGCACGTCGGCATGAGTGGTCAGGTGACGATTGCGCTGGCGTCGGTGATGGCAGCCGCCGGAGTCGCGGGGATTCCCGAAGCGGGGCTCGTGGTCCTGCCGCTCGTCCTTGGCGTAGCAGGTTTGTCGGACACGGTCATTGCCGCGGCCATTCCGCTCGTCATGACCGTCGACTGGTTGATTGCGCGGTGTCGATCGGGCGTGAACGTCATGTCCGACATGCTCGTTGCGATATTGCTCGACGCTGCCCCGGGCAAGTCGAGAGCAAACGACTCGAACGGTGATCAAATGGGTTCCGAAACCTAA
- a CDS encoding glycosyltransferase family 4 protein → MTNRYRVAHVVRKYNPAEWGGAETYLAEMTKRLTEGEWGCDVYAPMGPTTPDHALNPAVRLERYHAFLPFVASAERRAALVANAGDIASFDLPLRLLRERRISIVHLHTTGRLGAAAALAMKCSGRPYVIAAHEPLLADTDAETIPTQLRAPFSGALDLGAPLGAIFRARRLIDDAARVIAFSERERRALEKRIGRRAVRMDHGVDVERFGRGDGGRAKNVFPNLEDHPVVLSVGHLSHQKNQLLSLRAFARGAPPNHRLVYAGAEIDRGYRALLEKEARALGVRDRVVFLGNVKATLLPDLYARADMVLAPYSNETFGLVVLEAWASKRPALFAARSCLKDLADTLGQDSGVVLSTDDVDAWAETLRHFLTKPDARKKAAEAGHTLVRRRFHWDGVASKLATLYEEVLEETQVQAAYPFRKFRVQ, encoded by the coding sequence ATGACGAACCGGTATCGAGTGGCGCATGTCGTGCGTAAGTACAATCCGGCGGAATGGGGCGGTGCGGAAACGTATCTAGCGGAAATGACCAAGCGGCTCACCGAGGGCGAATGGGGCTGTGACGTGTATGCTCCCATGGGCCCGACGACGCCCGATCACGCGCTCAATCCTGCTGTTCGCCTCGAACGTTACCATGCATTTCTCCCATTCGTTGCGTCTGCAGAAAGGCGCGCCGCGCTCGTTGCCAATGCGGGCGATATCGCGTCGTTCGATCTCCCATTACGCTTGCTACGTGAGCGACGAATAAGTATCGTACATTTGCATACGACGGGTCGTCTTGGCGCTGCGGCGGCGCTGGCCATGAAATGTTCCGGACGCCCGTACGTCATTGCTGCACACGAGCCGCTTTTGGCCGATACGGATGCGGAAACGATTCCGACCCAATTGCGTGCGCCATTTTCCGGCGCGCTCGATCTGGGGGCGCCACTTGGGGCCATTTTCCGCGCGCGGCGACTCATCGACGATGCCGCTCGCGTCATTGCATTCAGCGAACGAGAACGCCGGGCACTGGAAAAAAGAATCGGCAGACGTGCCGTGCGTATGGACCACGGTGTCGATGTCGAACGGTTCGGACGCGGCGACGGGGGGCGAGCGAAAAACGTTTTTCCGAACCTCGAAGATCACCCCGTCGTGCTCTCCGTGGGGCACCTCTCGCATCAAAAAAATCAATTGCTTTCCTTGCGTGCATTCGCGCGAGGCGCGCCGCCGAATCATCGATTGGTGTATGCTGGCGCCGAAATCGATAGAGGTTACCGCGCGCTGCTCGAAAAGGAAGCTCGAGCGCTCGGCGTGCGAGACCGCGTCGTTTTTCTTGGCAATGTGAAGGCGACGCTTCTTCCCGACCTCTATGCTCGGGCCGACATGGTGCTCGCTCCGTATTCGAATGAAACATTCGGCCTCGTGGTGCTCGAAGCATGGGCAAGCAAGAGACCTGCGCTCTTTGCAGCGCGCTCCTGCCTCAAAGACCTCGCCGATACGCTCGGACAGGACAGCGGCGTCGTGCTTTCGACCGATGATGTCGATGCCTGGGCCGAAACGTTACGACATTTTTTGACGAAACCCGACGCGCGAAAAAAGGCAGCCGAGGCTGGACATACGCTCGTGCGCAGGCGCTTTCATTGGGACGGCGTCGCTTCCAAGCTCGCCACGCTTTATGAAGAAGTGCTCGAAGAAACGCAGGTCCAAGCTGCGTACCCATTCAGGAAATTCCGCGTGCAATGA
- a CDS encoding protein kinase: protein MHASGWEPSAALNMEAHIAHGHEISDSVVGGRFRIGPLANVGGMGLVYAAEDLARDGGRVAFKVMPPMTRSTDDARHRFLREAEVLASLRHPGIVEYIAHGLTSDGRPYLVMEWLEGEELEKTLARPLPIAEAIVLVRRIAEALAFAHDRGITHRDLKPSNIILRKSRIDNPAIVDFGVARWLGRSIQMTRTGMLIGTPGYMAPEQARGQGDIGPSADVFALGCMLYQCLTGKPPFAGDHITAVLTKVLFEEVPPMRFHRPDTPPRLDTLLSRMLLKDATERPRDARALLAELDALDMDAPGTAVTTLTHLHARKALTDAELALYCLVLATPERSDGWTVSNSTIRAPFASETNWPRETLERLGVQLESLADGSLAIVVGKGASAKEQAVTAARCALLLLERNPSAQVTLVTGRGVLGPRGGVPEGEVFERASALLRDRAIANIATPTPRGIWIDETTASVLGPGYDIERTPKSIVLTGIDTEFGKDQSPLGDALSCIGREREIGQLLSTLDGVIEDERNAAVVMTSPPGMGKSRLLRAFLDRVRKDRSHVTVLHGRGDPSRSDANHGVLAHALRELADVHPDDSKAEAQRKLEVRLGACMSLTNRSVALDPVLEVCLSPESMRDVPAGFESGLRAWISAECARHPMVLAVDDFHWVDASTIRFIEGILRSAPDMPLFVVTTQRVAVEPRASLPWQGRAQELRLSGLSKRAAERFVRTVLGHDAEADIVARLVRDAGGNPLFLEELVRAFSSGNQDETPAALLAILQARIQHLSAGARRALRAASLFGHTFWRRGVAFLLGLDRSTDDRTVGRWLDELLDAELIELHADSRFPDDTEYAFRSGHVRDAANGLLTDGDRDLGRALVGVFLEQAGEDDVAVLAGHTHKIVQYLQKRHNAYFVARLSMLTGIPLHTFKSATPDNPAMLKKLRLALGQLLHGDEIAEVRHLFRDV, encoded by the coding sequence ATGCATGCGTCGGGGTGGGAGCCATCGGCCGCGCTGAACATGGAGGCGCACATCGCACACGGTCACGAGATCTCTGACAGCGTCGTCGGCGGACGTTTTCGTATTGGACCTCTGGCAAACGTCGGCGGTATGGGTCTCGTTTATGCCGCCGAAGATTTGGCGCGTGATGGCGGACGCGTCGCCTTCAAAGTGATGCCGCCGATGACGCGCTCGACGGACGACGCGCGCCATCGGTTTTTGCGCGAAGCCGAAGTGCTTGCGTCCCTGCGTCATCCGGGAATCGTCGAGTACATCGCACACGGTTTGACCAGCGACGGGCGCCCGTATCTCGTCATGGAGTGGCTCGAAGGCGAAGAGCTCGAAAAAACGCTCGCGCGGCCGCTTCCCATCGCGGAGGCAATCGTGCTCGTGCGACGTATCGCCGAAGCGCTCGCATTTGCGCACGATCGCGGCATTACGCATCGCGACCTCAAACCATCCAACATCATCCTTCGCAAAAGCCGCATCGATAACCCGGCAATCGTCGACTTCGGCGTCGCTCGATGGCTGGGACGCTCGATCCAAATGACTCGCACCGGCATGCTGATCGGCACACCGGGCTACATGGCCCCCGAACAAGCGCGCGGACAAGGCGACATCGGCCCCAGCGCCGACGTCTTCGCGCTCGGCTGCATGCTCTACCAATGCTTGACGGGCAAACCCCCTTTCGCCGGGGATCACATCACGGCCGTGCTCACCAAGGTGCTCTTCGAGGAAGTGCCGCCAATGCGTTTTCATCGGCCGGATACGCCCCCGCGACTCGACACGCTCCTGTCGCGCATGCTGCTCAAAGATGCAACCGAACGGCCACGTGATGCACGCGCCCTGCTTGCAGAGCTCGATGCGCTCGACATGGATGCGCCCGGCACCGCCGTCACGACATTGACGCATCTACACGCACGCAAAGCCCTCACCGATGCCGAGCTGGCGCTCTATTGCTTGGTGCTCGCAACACCCGAACGTAGCGACGGATGGACCGTGTCAAACTCCACGATCCGCGCGCCCTTCGCGAGCGAAACGAACTGGCCTCGTGAAACGCTCGAACGCCTCGGTGTGCAGCTCGAATCACTGGCCGACGGGTCGCTCGCCATCGTCGTTGGAAAAGGCGCAAGCGCAAAAGAACAGGCCGTGACCGCTGCGCGTTGTGCATTGTTGCTGCTCGAACGAAATCCATCCGCGCAAGTCACGCTCGTCACGGGTCGAGGCGTGCTCGGACCACGAGGTGGCGTGCCCGAAGGTGAGGTTTTCGAGCGGGCATCGGCGCTTTTGCGCGATCGCGCCATCGCCAACATCGCCACGCCAACGCCGCGCGGAATCTGGATCGACGAAACCACGGCAAGCGTGCTCGGTCCCGGATACGACATCGAGCGAACGCCGAAGTCGATCGTGCTCACGGGCATCGACACGGAGTTCGGAAAGGACCAATCGCCGCTTGGAGATGCGCTCTCCTGCATCGGTCGCGAACGTGAAATTGGTCAGCTTCTTTCGACGCTCGATGGAGTGATCGAAGACGAGCGCAACGCCGCCGTCGTGATGACTTCGCCGCCGGGCATGGGCAAATCGCGCCTCCTGCGCGCGTTTCTCGATCGCGTGAGGAAAGATCGCAGCCACGTCACCGTGCTGCATGGTCGGGGAGATCCGAGCCGTAGCGATGCGAATCATGGCGTGCTTGCTCATGCGCTGCGCGAGCTCGCCGACGTGCATCCGGACGACTCGAAAGCCGAGGCGCAGCGCAAGCTCGAGGTGCGTCTCGGCGCATGTATGTCCTTGACAAACAGGAGCGTCGCGCTCGATCCGGTGCTGGAAGTGTGCTTGTCGCCCGAGTCGATGCGCGATGTGCCAGCGGGTTTCGAGAGCGGTTTGCGGGCTTGGATTTCAGCAGAATGCGCGCGGCATCCGATGGTCCTCGCCGTCGACGACTTTCACTGGGTCGATGCGTCGACGATTCGGTTCATCGAAGGAATCTTGCGTTCCGCGCCGGACATGCCGTTGTTTGTCGTGACGACCCAGCGCGTCGCCGTCGAGCCTCGAGCGTCACTTCCGTGGCAGGGCCGAGCGCAGGAGCTACGTCTTTCCGGCCTGAGCAAACGCGCGGCCGAGCGCTTCGTGCGCACGGTCCTTGGACACGACGCGGAGGCCGACATCGTGGCGCGGCTCGTGCGCGACGCGGGAGGCAACCCGCTCTTTCTCGAGGAGCTCGTGCGGGCTTTTTCATCGGGCAATCAGGACGAAACGCCGGCAGCGCTCTTGGCCATCTTGCAAGCGCGCATCCAGCATCTATCTGCCGGAGCGCGTCGAGCGCTTCGGGCGGCGAGTTTGTTTGGACATACGTTTTGGCGGCGTGGCGTCGCGTTTCTGCTTGGGCTCGACCGCTCGACGGATGATCGAACGGTGGGGCGATGGCTCGACGAGCTTTTGGATGCCGAGCTCATCGAGCTTCACGCGGACAGTCGGTTTCCGGACGATACGGAATACGCATTTCGCAGCGGACATGTGCGCGATGCTGCCAATGGGCTGCTCACCGATGGGGACCGGGATCTTGGTCGAGCGCTCGTGGGGGTTTTTCTCGAGCAAGCTGGAGAGGACGATGTGGCGGTGCTCGCGGGTCACACGCATAAGATCGTTCAATACTTGCAGAAACGTCACAATGCGTATTTCGTCGCGCGTTTGTCGATGCTCACGGGTATCCCGCTGCATACGTTCAAGAGCGCGACGCCCGACAATCCGGCGATGCTGAAGAAATTGCGGCTCGCGTTGGGGCAGCTCCTGCATGGCGACGAAATAGCCGAAGTGCGGCATCTTTTTCGGGATGTTTGA